One Pseudomonas sp. HOU2 genomic window carries:
- the rpsB gene encoding 30S ribosomal protein S2: MSQVNMRDMLKAGVHFGHQTRYWNPKMGKYIFGARNKIHIINLEKTLPMFNEALTFVERLAQGKNKILFVGTKRSAGKIVAEEAARCGSPYVDHRWLGGMLTNFKTIRASIKRLRDLEVQAEDGTFAKLTKKEALMRSRDLEKLDRSLGGIKDMGGLPDALFVIDVDHERIAITEANKLGIPVIGVVDTNSSPEGVDYIIPGNDDAIRAIQLYMGSMADAVIRGRNNVAGGTVEFAAEETQAAAE, from the coding sequence ATGTCCCAAGTCAACATGCGCGATATGCTGAAGGCCGGTGTGCACTTCGGTCACCAAACCCGTTACTGGAATCCGAAAATGGGCAAGTACATTTTCGGCGCGCGTAACAAGATTCACATCATCAACCTTGAAAAAACCCTGCCAATGTTCAACGAAGCTCTGACTTTCGTAGAGCGTCTGGCCCAGGGCAAAAACAAGATTCTGTTCGTCGGCACCAAGCGTTCCGCTGGCAAGATCGTTGCTGAAGAAGCAGCACGTTGCGGTTCGCCGTACGTCGATCACCGCTGGTTGGGCGGCATGCTGACCAACTTCAAAACCATTCGTGCTTCCATCAAGCGTCTGCGTGACCTTGAAGTTCAAGCCGAAGACGGTACTTTCGCCAAGCTGACCAAGAAAGAAGCGCTGATGCGCTCCCGTGACCTGGAAAAGCTGGATCGTTCGCTGGGCGGCATCAAGGACATGGGCGGTCTGCCAGACGCACTGTTCGTGATCGACGTTGACCACGAGCGCATCGCGATCACCGAAGCCAACAAGCTGGGCATCCCGGTCATCGGCGTTGTCGATACCAACAGCAGCCCGGAAGGCGTTGACTACATCATCCCAGGCAACGATGACGCAATCCGCGCTATCCAGCTGTACATGGGTTCGATGGCTGACGCAGTGATCCGTGGTCGCAACAATGTTGCTGGCGGCACTGTTGAATTCGCAGCTGAAGAAACTCAGGCTGCAGCTGAGTAA
- a CDS encoding phosphatidate cytidylyltransferase, protein MLKQRIITALILLPIALCGFFLLEGSGFALFIGLVVSLGAWEWARLAGFTAQSFRVGFAAVVALMLFVMYVLPGLAPWVLGASVLWWAVATYLVLTYPRSSEHWSTAATKLVIGLLILLPAWQGLVQIKQYPLGNWLIMAVMVLVWGADIGAYFSGRAFGKRKLAPQVSPGKSWEGVYGGLALSLVITAIVGLVRDWTVAELLKGLIGAALIVFISVVGDLTESMFKRQSGIKDSSNLLPGHGGVLDRIDSLTAAIPIFAVLLWMAAP, encoded by the coding sequence ATGCTTAAACAACGAATCATCACTGCGCTGATCCTGCTGCCGATCGCTTTGTGCGGGTTTTTCCTGCTCGAAGGATCCGGTTTTGCGCTGTTCATCGGTCTGGTCGTGAGCCTGGGCGCCTGGGAATGGGCGCGTCTGGCAGGCTTTACCGCGCAGTCGTTCCGTGTCGGCTTTGCCGCTGTCGTCGCGCTGATGCTGTTCGTCATGTACGTCCTGCCGGGCCTCGCCCCTTGGGTGTTGGGCGCTTCGGTGTTGTGGTGGGCGGTGGCGACGTACCTGGTGCTGACCTATCCGCGCTCGAGCGAGCACTGGTCCACGGCGGCCACCAAACTGGTGATCGGCTTGCTGATCCTGCTGCCGGCCTGGCAAGGGCTGGTGCAGATCAAGCAGTACCCATTGGGTAACTGGCTGATCATGGCCGTGATGGTGCTGGTCTGGGGTGCCGACATCGGTGCCTATTTCTCCGGCCGAGCCTTCGGCAAGCGCAAGCTGGCGCCGCAAGTCAGCCCGGGTAAAAGCTGGGAAGGCGTTTACGGTGGCCTGGCGCTGAGTCTGGTGATCACTGCGATCGTCGGCCTGGTTCGCGACTGGACGGTGGCTGAACTGCTCAAGGGGCTGATCGGCGCTGCGTTGATCGTATTCATTTCGGTGGTGGGCGATCTCACCGAAAGCATGTTCAAGCGTCAGTCCGGCATCAAGGACAGCAGCAACCTGCTGCCCGGTCATGGCGGTGTGCTTGATCGCATCGACAGCCTGACCGCTGCGATCCCGATTTTCGCTGTATTGCTGTGGATGGCTGCACCGTGA
- a CDS encoding [protein-PII] uridylyltransferase gives MPQVDPELFDRGQFQAELALKASPIAAFKKAIRQAREVLDTRFRSGRDIRRLIEDRAWFVDNILQKAWEQFNWSEDADIALVAVGGYGRGELHPYSDIDLLILLDSADHEVFRDSIERFLTLLWDIGLEVGQSVRSVDECAEEARADLTVVTNLMESRTICGPERLRQRMLDVTSTAHMWPAKEFFLAKRAEQKARHHKYNDTEYNLEPNVKGSPGGLRDIQTILWVARRQYGTLNLRALAGEGFLVESENALLASSQEFLWKVRYALHMLAGRSEDRLLFDHQRTIAGLLGFEGDDAKQAVENFMQQYFRVVMSIAQLSDLIIQHFEEVILAPEDEAPPQPINSRFQLHDGYIEARNDNVFRRTPFAMLEIFVLMAQQPEIKGVRADTIRLLRENRHLIDDNFRNDIRNTSLFIELFKCKIGIHRNLRRMNRYGILGRYLPEFGFIVGQMQHDLFHIYTVDAHTLNLIKHLRKLQYTQVSEKFPLAAKLMAKLPKPELIYMAGLYHDIGKGRHGDHSDIGAVDAEAFCQRHQLPLWDSRLIVWLVQNHLVMSTTAQRKDLSDPQVIHDFAQIVSDETRLDYLYVLTVADINATNPTLWNSWRASLLRQLYTETKRALRRGLENPVDREEQIRQTQSAALDILVRGGTDPDDVEQLWAQLGDDYFLRHTAGDVAWHSDAILQQPADGGPLVLIKETTQREFEGGTQIFIYAPDQHDFFAVTVAAMDQLNLNIHDARVITSSSQFTLDTYIVLDNDGESIGDNPTRIKQIRDGLTEALRNPDDYPTIIQRRVPRQLKHFAFAPQVTIHNDAQRPVTVLELTAPDRPGLLARIGGIFLEFDLSLQNAKIATLGERVEDVFFITDAHNQPLSDPLLCSRLQDAIVEQLSVNQEPDIKLSRISI, from the coding sequence ATGCCGCAGGTGGATCCCGAACTCTTCGACCGCGGCCAGTTCCAGGCTGAACTGGCCCTGAAAGCGAGTCCCATCGCGGCGTTCAAGAAGGCGATCCGCCAGGCTCGCGAGGTCCTCGACACGCGCTTTCGCAGTGGCCGCGACATCCGCCGGCTGATCGAAGACCGGGCGTGGTTCGTCGACAACATCCTGCAAAAGGCCTGGGAGCAGTTCAACTGGAGCGAAGACGCCGATATCGCGCTGGTCGCGGTCGGCGGCTACGGCCGGGGTGAGTTGCACCCCTATTCCGACATCGACCTGCTGATCCTGCTCGACAGCGCCGATCACGAAGTCTTCCGCGATTCCATCGAGCGTTTTCTGACGCTGCTGTGGGATATCGGCCTGGAAGTCGGTCAGAGCGTGCGCTCGGTCGACGAATGCGCCGAAGAGGCCCGCGCCGACCTGACCGTGGTCACCAACCTGATGGAAAGCCGCACCATCTGCGGCCCCGAGCGTCTGCGCCAGCGCATGCTCGATGTCACCAGCACGGCCCACATGTGGCCGGCCAAGGAGTTTTTCCTGGCCAAGCGCGCCGAGCAAAAGGCCCGTCACCACAAGTACAACGACACCGAATACAACCTGGAACCCAACGTCAAAGGCTCGCCCGGCGGCCTGCGGGATATTCAGACGATTCTGTGGGTGGCCCGGCGTCAGTACGGCACCCTGAACCTGCGCGCTCTGGCCGGCGAAGGTTTCCTGGTCGAGAGCGAAAACGCCCTGTTGGCGTCCTCCCAGGAATTCCTCTGGAAAGTGCGTTACGCCCTGCACATGCTCGCCGGGCGCTCCGAAGACCGCCTGTTGTTCGATCATCAACGGACCATCGCCGGCCTGCTCGGTTTTGAAGGCGACGACGCCAAACAGGCGGTCGAAAACTTCATGCAGCAGTACTTCCGCGTGGTGATGAGCATCGCCCAGCTCAGCGACCTGATCATCCAGCATTTCGAGGAAGTCATCCTCGCCCCGGAAGACGAAGCGCCGCCGCAGCCAATCAATTCGCGCTTCCAGTTGCACGACGGCTACATCGAAGCGCGCAACGACAACGTGTTCCGCCGCACGCCGTTCGCCATGCTCGAGATCTTCGTGCTGATGGCCCAGCAGCCGGAAATCAAAGGCGTGCGCGCCGACACCATTCGTCTGCTGCGCGAAAACCGGCACCTGATCGACGACAATTTCCGCAACGATATCCGCAACACCAGCCTGTTCATCGAGCTGTTCAAATGCAAGATCGGCATCCACCGCAACCTGCGGCGGATGAACCGCTACGGCATCCTCGGGCGCTACCTGCCGGAGTTCGGTTTCATCGTCGGGCAGATGCAGCATGACCTGTTCCACATCTATACGGTCGATGCGCACACGCTGAACCTGATCAAACACCTGCGTAAGTTGCAGTACACCCAGGTGTCGGAAAAATTCCCGTTGGCCGCCAAGCTCATGGCCAAACTGCCCAAGCCCGAACTGATCTACATGGCCGGTCTGTACCACGACATCGGCAAAGGCCGGCATGGCGATCACTCGGACATCGGCGCGGTCGATGCCGAAGCGTTCTGCCAACGCCATCAGTTGCCGCTGTGGGACAGCCGCCTGATCGTCTGGCTGGTGCAGAACCATCTGGTGATGTCGACCACCGCGCAGCGCAAGGATCTCTCCGATCCCCAGGTGATCCACGACTTCGCGCAAATCGTCAGCGACGAAACCCGTCTGGACTACCTGTACGTGCTGACCGTGGCCGACATCAACGCGACCAACCCGACCCTGTGGAACTCATGGCGCGCCAGCCTGTTGCGCCAGCTCTACACCGAGACCAAGCGTGCCCTGCGCCGAGGCCTGGAAAACCCGGTCGATCGCGAAGAGCAGATTCGCCAGACCCAGAGCGCGGCACTGGACATCCTGGTGCGCGGCGGTACCGACCCGGATGACGTCGAGCAGTTGTGGGCACAGTTGGGTGATGACTATTTCCTGCGTCACACCGCCGGCGATGTGGCTTGGCACAGTGACGCGATCCTGCAGCAGCCGGCCGATGGCGGCCCGCTGGTGCTGATCAAGGAAACCACCCAGCGCGAGTTCGAGGGTGGCACGCAGATCTTCATTTATGCCCCCGACCAGCACGACTTTTTCGCGGTGACTGTGGCCGCGATGGACCAGCTCAACCTGAACATTCACGACGCCCGGGTCATCACCTCGAGCAGCCAGTTCACCCTCGATACCTACATCGTGCTCGACAACGACGGTGAATCCATCGGTGACAACCCGACCCGGATCAAACAGATCCGCGACGGCCTGACCGAAGCCCTGCGCAACCCTGACGACTACCCGACGATCATCCAGCGCCGGGTGCCGCGCCAGCTCAAGCACTTCGCCTTTGCGCCGCAGGTGACGATCCACAACGACGCCCAGCGTCCGGTGACGGTGCTGGAACTGACGGCACCGGATCGCCCGGGTTTGCTGGCACGCATCGGCGGGATCTTCCTCGAATTCGACCTGTCGCTGCAGAACGCCAAGATTGCGACCTTGGGCGAACGGGTGGAAGACGTGTTCTTCATCACCGACGCCCACAACCAGCCGCTCTCCGACCCGCTGCTGTGCAGCCGCCTGCAGGATGCAATCGTCGAGCAACTGAGCGTCAATCAGGAACCGGATATCAAGCTTTCGCGCATCAGTATTTGA
- the tsf gene encoding translation elongation factor Ts, translating into MAAITAALVKELRERTGEGMMDCKKALEKADGDIEKAIDDMRASGAIKAAKKAGNVAAEGAIAIKDDGKAAVILEVNSQTDFLALQDDFKNFVAASVEKAFADKLTDAAPLIASQEAAREALVAKVGENVNIRRLTRIEGDVVGSYLHGNKIGVVVALKGGDVELAKDIAMHVAASNPEFLLPSQVSAEAIEREKAVFLQLNEEKIKGKPENIVENMVKGRISKFLAEASLVEQAFVKNPEIKVGELAKKGGAEIVSFTYFKVGEGIEKPVDNFAEEVAAQLAAAKQ; encoded by the coding sequence ATGGCAGCAATTACTGCAGCGTTGGTTAAAGAACTGCGCGAGCGTACCGGCGAAGGCATGATGGACTGCAAGAAAGCCCTGGAAAAGGCTGACGGCGACATCGAAAAAGCCATTGATGACATGCGTGCTTCGGGCGCGATCAAGGCTGCGAAAAAGGCTGGCAACGTTGCCGCTGAAGGCGCAATCGCAATCAAGGACGACGGTAAGGCTGCCGTTATCCTGGAAGTGAACTCGCAGACCGACTTCCTCGCTCTGCAAGACGACTTCAAGAACTTCGTTGCTGCCAGCGTTGAAAAAGCTTTCGCTGACAAGCTGACCGACGCTGCTCCGCTGATCGCTTCGCAAGAAGCTGCTCGCGAAGCACTGGTTGCCAAAGTAGGCGAGAACGTCAACATCCGTCGTCTGACCCGTATCGAAGGTGACGTTGTAGGTTCTTACCTGCACGGCAACAAGATCGGTGTTGTTGTGGCTCTGAAAGGCGGTGACGTCGAGCTGGCCAAAGACATCGCGATGCACGTAGCTGCGAGCAACCCTGAGTTCCTGCTGCCTTCGCAAGTTTCGGCTGAAGCGATCGAGCGTGAAAAAGCTGTGTTCCTGCAGCTGAACGAAGAGAAGATCAAAGGCAAGCCAGAAAACATTGTTGAGAACATGGTCAAAGGCCGTATCAGCAAGTTCCTGGCAGAAGCAAGCCTGGTTGAGCAGGCGTTCGTCAAGAACCCTGAAATCAAGGTTGGCGAGCTGGCCAAGAAAGGCGGCGCAGAAATCGTTTCCTTCACCTACTTCAAAGTAGGCGAAGGCATCGAGAAGCCGGTCGACAACTTCGCTGAAGAAGTTGCTGCCCAGCTGGCTGCCGCCAAGCAATAA
- the ispC gene encoding 1-deoxy-D-xylulose-5-phosphate reductoisomerase, whose translation MSRPQQITVLGATGSIGLSTLDVIARHPERYQVFALSGFTRLSELLALCIRHVPQFAVVPEVAAARGLQDDLRAAGLPTRVLVGEEGLCQVASAPEVDAVMAAIVGAAGLRPTLAAVQAGKKILLANKEALVMSGALFMQAVHKSGSVLLPIDSEHNAIFQCMPQDFARGLGVVGVRRILLTASGGPFRQTPMSELAHVSPDQACAHPNWSMGRKISVDSASMMNKGLELIEACWLFDAKPSQVEVVIHPQSVIHSLVDYVDGSVLAQLGNPDMRTPIANALAWPERIDSGVAPLDLFAVARLDFEAPDEQRFPCLRLARQAAEAGNSAPAMLNAANEVAVAAFLDGRVGYLEIASIIEDVLNLEPVIALEDLDAVFTADAKARILAEQWLNRHGR comes from the coding sequence GTGAGCCGCCCGCAACAGATTACCGTTCTGGGAGCCACCGGCTCGATCGGTCTGAGCACCCTCGACGTCATCGCTCGGCATCCCGAGCGTTATCAGGTTTTCGCCCTGAGCGGCTTCACGCGCCTGAGCGAGTTGCTGGCCTTGTGCATCCGCCATGTGCCGCAGTTTGCCGTGGTGCCGGAAGTGGCGGCGGCGCGCGGTTTGCAGGACGACCTGCGGGCTGCCGGTTTGCCCACTCGCGTATTGGTCGGGGAGGAGGGTTTGTGCCAGGTCGCCTCCGCGCCCGAAGTCGATGCCGTGATGGCCGCCATCGTCGGTGCCGCGGGCCTGCGCCCGACGCTGGCGGCGGTGCAGGCCGGGAAGAAAATCCTTCTGGCCAACAAAGAAGCGTTGGTGATGTCCGGCGCGCTGTTCATGCAGGCCGTGCACAAGAGCGGCTCGGTGTTGCTGCCGATCGACAGCGAACACAACGCGATCTTCCAGTGCATGCCGCAGGATTTTGCCCGCGGGCTGGGTGTGGTCGGCGTGCGGCGGATTTTGCTAACGGCATCGGGCGGTCCGTTCCGCCAGACACCGATGAGCGAGCTGGCGCATGTCTCGCCTGATCAGGCGTGTGCGCACCCGAACTGGTCCATGGGGCGCAAGATATCGGTGGACTCGGCCAGCATGATGAACAAGGGCCTGGAGTTGATCGAGGCCTGCTGGCTGTTCGACGCCAAGCCGTCGCAGGTCGAGGTGGTGATCCATCCGCAGAGTGTGATTCACTCGCTGGTCGACTATGTGGATGGCTCGGTATTGGCGCAGTTGGGCAACCCTGACATGCGCACGCCGATTGCCAACGCATTGGCCTGGCCTGAGCGGATCGACTCGGGTGTGGCACCGCTGGATCTGTTTGCCGTTGCGCGCCTGGATTTCGAGGCACCGGACGAACAGCGCTTCCCTTGTCTGCGCTTGGCGCGACAGGCGGCGGAGGCCGGCAACAGTGCGCCGGCCATGCTCAATGCGGCCAACGAAGTGGCGGTCGCGGCGTTTCTCGACGGGCGCGTGGGTTATCTGGAAATCGCGAGTATCATCGAGGACGTGTTGAATCTTGAGCCTGTGATTGCGCTTGAGGATCTGGATGCGGTGTTTACCGCAGACGCGAAAGCGCGGATTCTGGCCGAACAGTGGCTGAATCGTCACGGCCGATAG
- the uppS gene encoding polyprenyl diphosphate synthase — MDKTKQSAPSAVPRHVAIIMDGNNRWAKKRFMPGVAGHKAGVDAVRAVIEVCAEAKVEVLTLFAFSSENWQRPADEVSALMDLFFKALRREAKRLNDNNISLRIIGDRSRFHPELQAAMREAEAMTAGANRFILQIAANYGGQWDIAQAAQRLAREVQAGHLRPEDITPDLLQTCLATGDLPLPDLCIRTGGEHRISNFLLWQLAYAELYFSDLFWPDFKHEAMRTALADFASRQRRFGKTSEQVEAGARV; from the coding sequence ATGGACAAGACCAAGCAGTCTGCGCCGTCCGCGGTGCCGCGCCATGTCGCGATCATCATGGATGGCAATAATCGCTGGGCGAAAAAACGCTTTATGCCGGGTGTTGCCGGGCATAAGGCCGGCGTGGATGCTGTGCGGGCAGTGATCGAGGTGTGCGCCGAGGCCAAGGTCGAAGTGCTCACCCTGTTCGCCTTCTCCAGTGAGAACTGGCAGCGTCCGGCCGATGAGGTCAGTGCCTTGATGGATCTGTTTTTCAAGGCACTGCGTCGTGAGGCCAAGCGCCTCAACGACAACAACATCAGCTTGCGCATCATCGGCGATCGCTCGCGCTTCCATCCTGAACTTCAGGCGGCGATGCGCGAAGCAGAAGCCATGACGGCCGGCGCCAACCGCTTCATCCTGCAGATCGCCGCCAACTACGGCGGTCAGTGGGATATTGCCCAGGCGGCGCAGCGTCTGGCGCGTGAAGTCCAGGCCGGGCATTTGCGCCCGGAAGACATCACTCCGGATCTGCTGCAGACCTGTCTGGCCACCGGCGACCTGCCGTTGCCGGACCTGTGCATCCGCACCGGTGGCGAGCACCGCATCAGTAACTTCCTGCTGTGGCAACTGGCATACGCCGAGTTGTACTTCTCCGACCTGTTCTGGCCGGACTTCAAACACGAAGCCATGCGCACCGCGCTGGCCGATTTCGCTTCGCGCCAGCGTCGCTTCGGTAAAACGAGCGAACAGGTCGAAGCTGGAGCCCGGGTTTAA
- the pyrH gene encoding UMP kinase gives MAQQGSGYQARYKRILLKLSGEALMGSEEFGIDPKVLDRMALEVGQLVGIGVQVGLVIGGGNLFRGEALSKAGMDRVTGDHMGMLATVMNALAMRDALERANISAIVMSAISMVGVTDHYDRRKAMRHLNSKDVVIFAAGTGNPFFTTDSAACLRAIEIDADVVLKATKVDGVYTADPFKDPHAEKFDHLTYDEVLDRKLGVMDLTAICLCRDHKMPLRVFNMNKPGALLNIVHGGAEGTLIEEGQQ, from the coding sequence ATGGCTCAGCAGGGCAGTGGTTATCAGGCTCGCTATAAACGCATTCTACTCAAGCTTAGCGGCGAGGCCCTGATGGGCTCGGAAGAGTTCGGGATCGATCCAAAAGTGCTGGATCGGATGGCGCTGGAAGTCGGCCAGCTGGTCGGCATCGGCGTACAGGTCGGTCTGGTGATCGGCGGTGGCAACCTGTTCCGTGGCGAGGCCTTGAGCAAGGCTGGCATGGATCGGGTGACAGGCGACCACATGGGCATGCTGGCCACTGTGATGAACGCCCTGGCCATGCGCGATGCGCTGGAACGTGCCAATATCTCGGCCATCGTGATGTCGGCCATTTCCATGGTTGGCGTGACCGATCACTATGATCGCCGCAAAGCCATGCGCCACCTGAACTCCAAGGACGTGGTGATTTTCGCCGCCGGTACCGGCAATCCGTTCTTTACCACGGATTCGGCAGCCTGCCTGCGTGCCATCGAGATCGACGCTGACGTCGTTCTGAAGGCGACCAAGGTCGATGGCGTCTATACCGCTGACCCGTTCAAAGACCCGCATGCCGAGAAGTTCGATCATCTGACTTATGATGAAGTGCTGGATCGCAAGCTGGGTGTAATGGATCTGACAGCTATTTGCCTGTGCCGCGACCACAAAATGCCGCTGCGCGTATTCAACATGAACAAGCCCGGCGCCCTGCTTAACATCGTGCATGGCGGCGCTGAAGGCACCCTGATCGAGGAAGGTCAACAATGA
- the rseP gene encoding sigma E protease regulator RseP, which yields MSALYMIAGTLIALGVLVTFHEFGHFWVARRCGVKVLRFSVGFGMPLLRWHDKQGTEFVVAAIPLGGYVKMLDEREGEVPADQLHQSFNRKSVRQRIAIVAAGPIANFLLALVFFWVLAMLGSEQIRPVIGAVESGSIAAKAGLNAGQEIVAIDGEPTSGWAAVNLQLVRRLGESGSLQLLVREQGSTADTPRELALDHWLKGADEPDPIRSLGIRPWRPALPPVLAELDPKGPAQAAGLKTGDRLLSLDGQALGDWQQVVDTVRTRPDTKILLRVERDGAQIDVPVTLAARGESKAPSGYLGAGVKAVDWPPEMIREVSYGPLAAIGEGARRTWTMSILTLDSLKKMLFGELSVKNLSGPITIAKVAGASAQSGVADFLNFLAYLSISLGVLNLLPIPVLDGGHLLFYLIEWVRGRPLSDRVQGWGVQIGISLVVGVMLLALVNDLGRL from the coding sequence ATGAGCGCGCTCTATATGATTGCCGGCACCCTGATCGCTTTGGGTGTACTGGTCACCTTTCACGAATTCGGCCATTTCTGGGTCGCGCGTCGCTGTGGCGTCAAGGTTCTGCGTTTTTCCGTGGGCTTCGGCATGCCCCTGCTGCGCTGGCACGACAAGCAGGGCACCGAGTTTGTCGTCGCCGCGATTCCGCTGGGCGGCTACGTCAAAATGCTCGATGAGCGTGAGGGCGAAGTCCCGGCCGATCAGCTTCATCAATCCTTCAATCGCAAATCGGTTCGCCAGCGCATCGCTATTGTCGCAGCGGGACCGATCGCCAACTTCCTGCTGGCTCTGGTGTTTTTCTGGGTGCTGGCCATGCTCGGCAGCGAGCAGATCCGTCCGGTCATCGGTGCCGTCGAGTCCGGCAGCATCGCGGCCAAGGCCGGTTTGAATGCCGGTCAGGAAATCGTCGCCATCGATGGCGAGCCGACTTCCGGCTGGGCGGCGGTCAATTTGCAGTTGGTTCGTCGTCTTGGGGAAAGTGGTTCCCTGCAGTTGCTCGTGCGTGAGCAGGGGTCTACCGCGGATACGCCGCGCGAATTGGCGCTGGATCACTGGCTCAAAGGGGCTGATGAGCCTGATCCGATTCGCTCGCTGGGTATTCGCCCATGGCGGCCGGCGTTGCCGCCGGTGCTGGCCGAGCTTGATCCAAAAGGTCCGGCGCAGGCCGCTGGTCTGAAAACCGGAGACCGCCTGTTGTCGCTCGATGGCCAGGCGCTGGGTGACTGGCAGCAGGTGGTCGATACCGTTCGTACGCGTCCTGATACCAAAATCTTGCTGCGCGTCGAGCGCGACGGTGCTCAAATCGACGTCCCGGTGACCCTGGCAGCACGCGGTGAAAGCAAGGCGCCAAGCGGTTATCTGGGGGCTGGCGTGAAAGCTGTGGACTGGCCGCCGGAAATGATCCGCGAGGTCAGTTATGGCCCGTTGGCCGCGATTGGCGAGGGTGCCCGGCGTACCTGGACCATGAGCATCCTGACGCTGGACTCACTGAAGAAAATGCTGTTTGGCGAGCTCTCGGTAAAAAACTTGAGTGGGCCGATAACCATTGCTAAAGTGGCGGGCGCTTCTGCCCAGTCGGGCGTTGCTGATTTCCTGAATTTCCTTGCTTATCTGAGTATTAGCCTGGGGGTTCTGAATTTGCTGCCCATTCCTGTACTGGATGGGGGGCATTTGTTGTTTTATCTGATTGAGTGGGTGCGTGGTCGCCCCTTGTCGGATCGGGTGCAAGGTTGGGGGGTGCAGATCGGTATCAGTTTGGTGGTCGGAGTGATGTTGCTTGCTCTGGTCAATGATCTGGGTCGACTGTAA
- the frr gene encoding ribosome recycling factor → MINEIKKDAQERMQKSLDSLAHAFGQIRTGKAHPSILGSVMVPYYGADTSITQVANITVKDSRTLQVVAFERNMLAAVDKAIQSAGLNLNPTNLGELLLISMPALTEETRKGFTKQARAAAEDARVAVRNIRRDALGDLKKLVKDKEISEDEERRATADIDKLTKDFEAQITKATDEKEKDLMAV, encoded by the coding sequence ATGATCAACGAAATCAAGAAAGACGCTCAAGAGCGCATGCAAAAATCCCTGGACTCTCTGGCCCATGCATTCGGCCAGATTCGTACCGGCAAGGCTCACCCAAGCATCCTGGGCAGCGTGATGGTGCCGTACTACGGCGCAGACACTTCCATTACTCAGGTGGCCAACATCACTGTAAAAGACTCCCGCACCCTGCAAGTTGTCGCTTTCGAGCGCAACATGCTGGCGGCCGTCGACAAAGCGATCCAGAGCGCCGGTCTGAACCTGAACCCGACCAACCTGGGTGAACTGCTGCTGATCTCCATGCCGGCCCTGACCGAAGAAACCCGTAAAGGCTTCACCAAGCAGGCGCGTGCTGCAGCCGAAGATGCGCGTGTTGCTGTGCGCAATATCCGTCGTGATGCGCTGGGCGATCTGAAAAAACTGGTCAAGGATAAAGAAATCAGCGAAGACGAAGAGCGTCGTGCCACCGCTGATATCGACAAGCTGACCAAAGACTTCGAGGCCCAGATCACCAAGGCCACGGACGAGAAAGAAAAAGACCTGATGGCCGTATAA